In Nocardioides dokdonensis FR1436, the following are encoded in one genomic region:
- a CDS encoding TlpA family protein disulfide reductase, with protein MTTPRLRPGPAVASLLAAAALVLSACGTTSTGSSASTDASGDNALYDVSARTVSGADWDGATLSGRPAVLWFWAPWCPTCRAQISGVGALAQTHGDDVAVVGVGAEDDASAIAEFASEVDPAVTNLSDVDGAVWRHFGVTAQSTYLVLDAEGDVRGEGYLDDAELADLVEELVDEQAG; from the coding sequence ATGACGACCCCACGGCTGCGCCCCGGCCCCGCGGTGGCGAGCCTCCTGGCCGCCGCGGCCCTCGTGCTCAGCGCGTGCGGCACCACGAGCACCGGCTCCTCCGCGTCGACCGACGCCTCCGGCGACAACGCGCTGTACGACGTCTCGGCGCGCACCGTGTCCGGTGCGGACTGGGACGGCGCCACGCTGTCCGGTCGACCCGCCGTGCTGTGGTTCTGGGCCCCCTGGTGTCCGACCTGTCGCGCGCAGATCTCCGGCGTCGGTGCCCTCGCCCAGACCCACGGCGACGATGTCGCGGTCGTCGGCGTCGGCGCCGAGGACGACGCCTCCGCGATCGCCGAGTTCGCCTCCGAGGTCGACCCGGCGGTCACCAACCTCTCCGACGTCGACGGCGCCGTGTGGCGCCACTTCGGCGTGACCGCGCAGAGCACCTACCTCGTCCTCGACGCCGAGGGCGACGTCCGGGGCGAGGGTTACCTGGACGACGCCGAGCTGGCCGACCTCGTCGAGGAGCTCGTCGACGAGCAGGCCGGCTGA
- a CDS encoding cytochrome c biogenesis CcdA family protein produces MSEGLVAVALGAGMLAAVNPCGFALLPAYVSLLVAGDDSPDRRRAVLRALALTGAMTLGFSGVFLAFGLAVAPVVSQVQRHLPWVTVGLGLLLVLLGGWLLAGRRLAVPRLPRRGAPRQARPLQRSFWSMTGFGAGYAVASLSCTIAPFLAVVVVGFRSDSVLEGAVLFLAYAAGMGSVVGALAVATALASPTTVQRLRRTGAWASRVAGLVLVAAGSYVAYYGWWELRILAGADAADDPVILAAASVQRALVDVATAVGPGGWALLVAALVALTLVAGRLRARTRSSSDADVDRPGPAVDTSDREATR; encoded by the coding sequence GTGTCCGAGGGCCTGGTCGCCGTGGCGCTCGGCGCCGGCATGCTGGCCGCGGTCAACCCCTGCGGCTTCGCACTGCTGCCGGCCTACGTCTCCCTGCTCGTCGCCGGCGACGACTCCCCCGACCGCCGACGCGCCGTCCTGCGGGCCCTGGCCCTCACCGGGGCGATGACGCTCGGCTTCTCGGGGGTCTTCCTCGCGTTCGGGCTGGCGGTGGCGCCCGTCGTCTCACAGGTCCAGCGGCACCTGCCGTGGGTCACGGTGGGCCTGGGGCTGCTGCTGGTCCTCCTGGGCGGGTGGCTGCTGGCCGGGCGGCGCCTCGCGGTGCCGCGCCTGCCCCGCCGCGGCGCGCCCCGGCAGGCTCGGCCGTTGCAGCGCTCCTTCTGGTCGATGACCGGCTTCGGGGCCGGGTACGCCGTCGCCTCGCTGTCCTGCACCATCGCGCCGTTCCTGGCCGTCGTGGTCGTGGGCTTCCGCAGCGACTCCGTGCTGGAGGGCGCCGTGCTGTTCCTCGCCTACGCCGCCGGGATGGGCTCGGTCGTGGGCGCGCTGGCCGTGGCGACCGCCCTGGCCTCCCCCACCACCGTGCAGCGGCTGCGGCGTACCGGCGCCTGGGCGTCGCGCGTCGCCGGGCTGGTGCTCGTCGCTGCCGGCTCGTACGTCGCCTACTACGGCTGGTGGGAGCTGCGGATCCTCGCGGGCGCCGACGCCGCGGACGACCCCGTGATCCTCGCGGCGGCGTCGGTCCAGCGCGCCCTCGTCGACGTCGCGACCGCGGTCGGCCCCGGCGGCTGGGCGCTCCTCGTCGCCGCCCTGGTCGCCCTCACCCTGGTCGCCGGTCGGCTGCGGGCGCGGACGCGTTCCTCGTCCGATGCCGACGTCGACCGCCCCGGACCCGCGGTGGACACCTCCGACAGAGAGGCCACCCGATGA